The Lacrimispora xylanolytica genome has a segment encoding these proteins:
- a CDS encoding ABC transporter ATP-binding protein yields MNKDVIKFIFKQFGPFKIRIIIIIFCMIVVSVLGVMYPMIQKELFDKGIAEGDLNVVLRYTLYIFSLFIIEQILTFVQFVHYQFVNRQISFNLMYDAIRHSIRLKMAYHKDNNFLKTIGNVYSDISNITQIINSGLLQTVVSFFKIIGGIIGLSLIDWRLTIFILAIMPLELLIKNYISSIRSNYFATLMKLNESFSIWFGEIFKNIEVIKLWNLQDMRMSEFKSSKMKMMNLETKMEYLDNYSNISSQTLGMIFTHGLNLLGAILIFRDQLTIGGLFAFISYSMYVLQPISLLSNLAYRLQSSIPSFKRFMEYFENEVEDECGICMDNSYNEVKSLSFDNVSFAYGNKDAVLRLINFTIHQGEKVGFIGVNGSGKTSIINLMLRFYEPVSGTIKINGVDIRKLALGDYRNLFSIMNQNISLFDESIRNNINIIGNLSDDEIRHYIELTTAVEFIDSLPEGIDSLVGFNGSKLSGGERQKVALARTLAKCGNILVLDEATANFDIVAERKFNQFIIQQDLYDIVIVISHREDILRRLDKIFVIDNGMITDTGTFEELVTKNSDLYKILTQGDEN; encoded by the coding sequence ATGAATAAAGATGTTATTAAATTTATCTTTAAGCAATTTGGTCCATTTAAAATAAGAATCATAATTATAATTTTTTGTATGATTGTTGTTTCCGTATTAGGGGTAATGTACCCAATGATACAAAAGGAGTTATTTGATAAAGGAATCGCTGAAGGTGACTTAAATGTAGTTTTACGTTATACATTGTATATATTTTCCCTTTTTATAATAGAGCAAATACTAACATTTGTTCAATTCGTTCATTACCAGTTTGTGAATAGGCAGATATCGTTTAACTTGATGTATGATGCTATACGTCACTCAATTAGATTAAAGATGGCTTATCACAAAGATAATAATTTTTTAAAAACTATAGGCAATGTCTATAGTGATATTTCAAATATTACTCAAATAATAAATAGTGGTCTACTTCAAACTGTAGTTAGTTTTTTTAAAATAATTGGCGGTATAATTGGTCTTAGCCTTATTGATTGGAGATTAACTATTTTTATATTGGCCATTATGCCTCTTGAGTTACTTATAAAAAACTATATCTCATCAATAAGAAGTAATTATTTTGCGACTTTAATGAAGTTAAATGAGAGTTTTTCTATCTGGTTTGGAGAAATTTTTAAAAATATTGAGGTTATTAAGCTTTGGAACCTTCAGGATATGAGAATGAGTGAGTTTAAATCCTCTAAAATGAAAATGATGAACTTAGAAACAAAAATGGAGTATTTGGATAATTATTCAAATATATCAAGCCAAACACTTGGCATGATATTTACTCACGGTTTGAATTTATTGGGTGCAATACTAATTTTTCGAGATCAACTCACTATAGGAGGATTGTTCGCATTCATATCTTATTCCATGTATGTTTTACAGCCCATATCTCTTCTATCTAATTTAGCTTATAGATTACAAAGCTCTATTCCATCGTTTAAGAGGTTTATGGAGTATTTTGAAAATGAGGTAGAAGATGAGTGTGGTATTTGTATGGATAATAGCTATAACGAAGTGAAGAGTTTATCATTTGATAATGTTTCATTTGCCTATGGTAACAAAGATGCTGTATTACGCTTAATAAATTTTACTATTCATCAAGGTGAGAAAGTAGGCTTTATTGGGGTTAATGGTTCAGGTAAAACCTCCATCATTAACTTAATGCTACGTTTTTATGAGCCAGTATCTGGAACAATTAAAATAAATGGAGTTGATATTCGCAAATTAGCACTAGGTGATTATCGAAACTTATTTAGCATTATGAATCAAAATATTAGTCTCTTTGATGAAAGTATAAGGAACAACATAAATATAATAGGTAATCTATCGGATGATGAAATTCGACATTACATAGAGCTAACAACAGCAGTTGAGTTTATTGATTCGTTGCCTGAGGGTATAGATAGCCTGGTAGGATTTAATGGATCGAAATTATCTGGAGGTGAAAGGCAAAAGGTAGCTTTAGCTAGAACTTTAGCAAAGTGTGGAAATATTTTGGTTTTAGATGAGGCAACTGCCAACTTTGATATAGTGGCAGAACGAAAATTTAATCAATTTATTATACAGCAAGACTTGTATGATATTGTTATTGTAATTAGCCATCGGGAAGATATATTGAGAAGACTTGATAAGATTTTTGTAATTGATAATGGCATGATTACTGACACTGGAACTTTTGAAGAACTTGTGACTAAAAATAGTGATTTATATAAAATTCTAACACAGGGGGATGAAAACTGA
- the rpsR gene encoding 30S ribosomal protein S18 gives MAFNRNDKADGAKFKRGGMRRRKKVCVFCGEKNGVIDFKDANKLKRYVSERGKILPRRITGNCAKHQRALTVAIKRARHIALMPYTME, from the coding sequence ATGGCATTCAACAGAAATGATAAAGCTGATGGCGCTAAGTTCAAAAGAGGCGGAATGCGTAGAAGAAAAAAAGTTTGCGTATTCTGTGGCGAGAAGAACGGCGTAATTGATTTTAAAGACGCAAATAAATTAAAAAGATATGTATCTGAGAGAGGAAAAATCCTTCCTAGACGTATCACAGGCAACTGTGCTAAGCACCAGAGAGCACTTACCGTTGCTATTAAGAGAGCTAGACACATCGCTCTTATGCCTTATACAATGGAGTAA
- a CDS encoding single-stranded DNA-binding protein produces MNKVILMGRLTRDPEVRYSQGERSMAIARYSLAVDRRGRRNQDGNEQTADFINCVAFDKAGEFAEKYFRQGMRVLVSGRIQTGSYTNKDGVKVYTTDIVVEDQEFADSKGGASGEGGYQPTSRPTPSSAIGDGFMNIPDGVEDEGLPFN; encoded by the coding sequence ATGAACAAAGTAATCCTTATGGGCAGATTGACCCGTGATCCAGAAGTAAGATATTCCCAAGGTGAGCGCTCCATGGCAATCGCAAGGTACAGCCTTGCTGTTGACCGCAGAGGCCGCAGAAATCAGGATGGCAATGAACAGACTGCTGATTTTATCAACTGTGTTGCGTTTGACAAGGCAGGAGAGTTTGCAGAGAAGTATTTCCGTCAGGGTATGAGAGTATTGGTTTCCGGAAGGATCCAGACTGGAAGTTATACGAATAAAGACGGCGTAAAGGTTTATACAACAGATATCGTTGTAGAAGATCAGGAATTCGCAGACAGCAAAGGCGGAGCATCAGGAGAAGGCGGATACCAGCCAACTTCCAGACCAACTCCTTCCAGTGCAATCGGCGATGGATTTATGAATATCCCGGATGGAGTCGAAGACGAAGGACTTCCATTCAACTAA
- the rpsF gene encoding 30S ribosomal protein S6 produces MNKYELAVVINAKLEDEERAAAIEKVTGYITRFGGAVTNIDEWGKKRLAYEIQKMKEGFYYFIKFDGDSTTPNELEAHIRIMEPVIRYLCVRQEA; encoded by the coding sequence ATGAACAAATATGAGTTAGCCGTTGTTATTAACGCAAAGCTCGAAGATGAAGAGAGAGCAGCAGCTATCGAAAAAGTTACGGGTTATATTACTCGTTTCGGCGGCGCTGTAACCAACATTGATGAATGGGGTAAGAAGAGATTAGCTTACGAAATTCAGAAGATGAAAGAGGGATTCTACTACTTCATCAAATTTGATGGCGATTCCACAACACCGAATGAGTTAGAAGCACACATTCGTATTATGGAGCCGGTTATCAGATACTTATGCGTAAGACAAGAGGCATAA
- a CDS encoding DUF951 domain-containing protein — protein MNYEIGDIVKLKKQHPCGSQEWEILRVGADFRLKCMGCGHMIMVPRKLVEKNTRGLKASDGNPKQ, from the coding sequence ATGAATTATGAAATTGGAGATATTGTAAAACTGAAAAAACAGCATCCCTGCGGCAGTCAGGAGTGGGAAATCTTAAGAGTTGGAGCGGATTTCCGCTTAAAATGTATGGGCTGTGGACATATGATTATGGTGCCCAGAAAGCTGGTGGAAAAGAATACCAGAGGCTTAAAAGCCAGTGACGGCAATCCAAAGCAGTAA
- a CDS encoding aldo/keto reductase: protein MYEAAKNRYETMEYKRCGKSGIMLPRVSLGLWQNFGMEKAPTTQRDILLSAFDMGITHFDLANNYGAPYFGMAEETFGSVLKSDLGRYRDEMLISTKAGFDMWPGPYGNFGSRKYLMASLDQSLKRMGLDYVDIFYHHRPDPETPIEETMGALADIVRQGKALYVGISNYGSKEAKEAIKVLKGMGISCLIHQPRYNMFERVAEEGLFDTLLESGTGCICYSPLAQGALTDRYLNGVPSGSRAARKGSTIGGRYLSEENLSVIRQLNDLAKERGQSLAQMALAWVLREEAVTSVLIGASSVAQLKDNVACLKNTEFSKEELKRIDNILK, encoded by the coding sequence ATGTACGAGGCGGCAAAGAACAGATACGAAACAATGGAATACAAGCGGTGCGGGAAAAGTGGAATCATGCTTCCCAGAGTTTCTTTAGGGCTGTGGCAGAACTTCGGAATGGAGAAGGCGCCCACCACCCAGAGAGACATTCTTTTAAGTGCATTTGATATGGGTATTACTCATTTTGACCTGGCAAATAACTACGGAGCTCCTTACTTTGGTATGGCGGAAGAAACCTTTGGCAGTGTATTAAAGAGTGATCTTGGCAGATACCGGGATGAAATGCTCATTTCCACAAAAGCAGGATTTGACATGTGGCCCGGACCCTATGGTAACTTTGGCTCCAGAAAGTATTTAATGGCTAGCCTTGACCAGAGCTTAAAGCGTATGGGGCTTGATTACGTAGATATCTTCTATCACCACAGACCAGACCCGGAAACACCGATAGAAGAGACCATGGGCGCTCTTGCTGACATCGTCAGACAGGGGAAGGCACTTTATGTGGGTATTTCCAATTACGGCAGCAAGGAAGCTAAGGAGGCCATTAAGGTCTTAAAAGGCATGGGAATCTCCTGCCTCATCCATCAGCCACGGTATAACATGTTTGAGAGAGTGGCAGAGGAAGGTCTATTTGATACCCTCTTAGAGAGCGGAACAGGCTGTATCTGCTATAGTCCACTGGCACAGGGTGCTCTTACAGACCGATATCTAAACGGCGTTCCAAGCGGATCCCGGGCAGCCAGAAAAGGAAGCACCATAGGCGGTCGATACCTATCAGAGGAAAATCTTTCTGTTATAAGACAGTTAAATGATTTGGCAAAGGAAAGAGGTCAGAGTCTTGCCCAGATGGCACTTGCCTGGGTATTGAGGGAAGAGGCGGTGACTTCAGTCCTCATTGGAGCCAGCAGCGTGGCACAGTTAAAGGATAACGTAGCTTGTCTGAAAAATACGGAATTTTCCAAGGAAGAATTAAAGCGCATCGACAATATTTTAAAATAA
- a CDS encoding NAD-dependent protein deacylase, with amino-acid sequence MEGVSQLKEWIEASNNIVFFGGAGVSTESNIPDFRGVDGLYKEQYKYPPETIISHSFYVKKPEEFYRFYCNKMIFPKAKPNKAHLALRKLEDMGKLKAVITQNIDGLHQDAGSREVLELHGSVRRNFCTRCMKFYNLEEMLSAMEGKEVPRCDCGGIIKPDVVLYEESLNDGVMSKAVSCISNADMLIIGGTSLTVYPAAGLINYYRGSHMVLINKTVTPMDEKADLVISGSIGEVLHDSV; translated from the coding sequence ATGGAAGGGGTAAGCCAGTTAAAGGAATGGATCGAAGCTAGCAATAACATTGTATTTTTTGGTGGGGCAGGAGTTTCCACGGAAAGCAATATTCCTGATTTCAGGGGAGTGGATGGACTTTATAAAGAACAGTACAAGTATCCGCCGGAAACCATAATCAGCCATAGCTTCTATGTAAAAAAGCCAGAGGAATTTTACCGGTTCTACTGCAATAAGATGATATTTCCAAAGGCAAAGCCAAACAAGGCGCATCTGGCGTTGCGTAAGCTTGAGGATATGGGGAAATTAAAGGCGGTCATTACCCAGAACATCGACGGCCTTCATCAGGATGCCGGAAGCCGGGAGGTCTTGGAGCTTCATGGTTCTGTAAGAAGGAACTTCTGTACCCGGTGCATGAAGTTTTATAACCTGGAAGAAATGCTTTCCGCCATGGAGGGAAAGGAAGTGCCAAGGTGTGACTGCGGCGGGATCATAAAGCCTGATGTGGTGCTTTATGAGGAGAGCTTAAACGATGGTGTCATGAGTAAGGCAGTCTCCTGCATCTCAAACGCGGATATGCTCATTATAGGCGGCACCTCCTTAACCGTTTATCCGGCAGCAGGCCTGATTAATTATTATAGAGGCAGCCACATGGTCTTAATCAATAAGACCGTGACTCCCATGGATGAGAAGGCGGATTTAGTCATCAGCGGAAGTATTGGAGAAGTACTTCATGATTCTGTATAA
- a CDS encoding GNAT family N-acetyltransferase, with protein MMIRYLKQEEKIESRKLWEKVFSEDSESFINYYFSDRVLKNKVLTAYKEEKMAAMLHRNPYEVVVKDQVWKIDYVAGVATDPDFRHQGYMRKLLSRCFTDMYTERMAFSFLVPVDPAIYQPFDYTYICDLPAITLNEKGRTELNRRAFLERSNKCKEVSEFAERQLEKRYEVYALRSEEYYRDLCKEVRSDSGDLLLLTTKNESSKLAGVWAYYGETAGTLRELICLPEYVKENGPSKPYAMGRIIHMERFVSVISLKKDCPVGEMELLIEVKDSFIPQNNGLFLWKLDRKGSSLSPVKEESARKPHLTLGIGEMTSWLFGYGLPSVPADQMAMVERIRPLNGVFFDEVT; from the coding sequence ATGATGATACGGTATTTGAAGCAGGAAGAAAAAATAGAAAGCAGAAAGCTTTGGGAAAAGGTTTTTTCTGAGGATTCAGAAAGTTTTATAAACTATTACTTTTCGGACCGGGTGCTAAAGAATAAGGTTCTCACTGCATATAAGGAAGAGAAAATGGCAGCCATGCTCCACCGAAATCCTTATGAGGTGGTGGTAAAGGACCAGGTCTGGAAGATCGATTACGTGGCTGGTGTAGCTACAGATCCAGATTTTCGCCATCAGGGCTACATGAGAAAGCTGTTAAGCCGTTGCTTTACCGATATGTATACTGAGCGGATGGCGTTCAGTTTTCTGGTTCCTGTGGATCCTGCGATTTACCAGCCTTTTGACTATACCTATATATGTGACTTACCAGCCATAACTTTGAATGAAAAGGGAAGAACGGAGCTAAATCGCCGTGCCTTTCTGGAACGTTCCAATAAGTGTAAGGAAGTTTCTGAATTTGCTGAGAGGCAGCTGGAAAAGCGGTATGAGGTCTACGCCCTTCGGAGTGAAGAATACTACCGGGATTTATGCAAGGAGGTAAGGAGCGACAGCGGAGATCTCCTTCTTCTTACCACAAAGAATGAGTCATCTAAATTAGCTGGTGTGTGGGCCTATTACGGAGAAACGGCAGGGACTTTAAGAGAACTGATCTGTCTGCCGGAATACGTAAAGGAGAACGGTCCCTCAAAGCCTTATGCCATGGGAAGAATCATTCATATGGAAAGGTTTGTTTCTGTCATCAGCTTAAAGAAAGATTGTCCTGTTGGCGAGATGGAGCTTCTTATTGAAGTTAAGGATTCATTTATCCCTCAGAACAACGGCTTGTTCCTTTGGAAGCTTGACAGAAAAGGCTCCAGCTTATCCCCGGTCAAAGAGGAAAGCGCAAGAAAGCCCCATCTCACTCTTGGGATTGGTGAAATGACCTCCTGGCTGTTTGGCTATGGCCTTCCATCGGTTCCAGCCGATCAGATGGCTATGGTGGAGCGGATTCGGCCGTTAAACGGCGTATTTTTTGACGAGGTAACTTAA
- a CDS encoding DUF2156 domain-containing protein, translating into MNLQFKPLQAEDMSKIAPFYALRPNKTCDSVYLDSFIWRDYYQVKYTVSDEKAVLFLMEKDGEPFTAMPICREEDLSYYFNQLVEYFNEVLKKPLKIFLADEEAINYLKLDPDKFLVKEEEDLKDYLYDAEALRTLAGKKLHKKKNHLNSFLKQYEGRYEYRSLICSDREAVLSFLDEWWENKVEAAEFVRQLDYEVMGIHDILKNCSMLNVRMAGVYVDGSLKAFTIGTYNPLEKMAVIHIEKADPEVKGLYQFINQQFLIHGFSEEVKLVNREDDVGMEGLRRAKMSYYPIGFARKYGVIQKGF; encoded by the coding sequence ATGAACTTACAATTTAAGCCGCTTCAGGCAGAGGACATGAGTAAAATTGCTCCATTCTACGCCTTACGGCCCAATAAAACATGTGACAGCGTCTATTTGGATAGTTTTATCTGGAGAGATTATTATCAGGTAAAGTATACTGTCAGTGATGAAAAAGCAGTTTTATTTTTAATGGAAAAAGATGGGGAGCCATTTACGGCAATGCCCATCTGCAGAGAAGAAGATCTTTCCTATTATTTTAATCAGCTGGTGGAATATTTTAATGAGGTATTGAAAAAGCCTCTTAAGATTTTTCTGGCGGATGAAGAAGCAATTAATTATTTAAAACTGGATCCAGATAAGTTCCTTGTAAAAGAAGAGGAAGATTTAAAGGATTATCTCTATGATGCAGAAGCCTTAAGAACTCTGGCTGGAAAGAAGCTTCATAAGAAGAAAAATCATTTAAATTCATTTTTAAAGCAGTATGAAGGACGTTACGAATATCGTTCTCTCATCTGCTCAGACCGGGAAGCGGTTCTTTCTTTCCTTGATGAGTGGTGGGAGAATAAGGTGGAGGCAGCCGAATTCGTCCGTCAGCTGGATTATGAGGTCATGGGCATCCACGATATCTTAAAAAACTGTTCCATGTTAAATGTAAGAATGGCTGGAGTTTATGTTGATGGAAGCTTAAAGGCATTTACCATTGGTACCTACAATCCTTTGGAAAAGATGGCTGTGATTCATATTGAAAAGGCAGACCCTGAAGTCAAGGGACTTTATCAGTTTATCAACCAGCAGTTCTTGATCCACGGCTTTTCTGAGGAAGTGAAACTGGTCAACCGGGAAGATGATGTCGGCATGGAAGGCTTACGCCGTGCGAAGATGTCTTACTATCCCATTGGATTTGCAAGAAAATACGGAGTAATTCAGAAGGGCTTTTGA
- a CDS encoding AraC family transcriptional regulator, whose amino-acid sequence MKKELLKRLRNSSHATSIMEHYHNNLEDNVVDKNIVIRPGKLMDMCCQPCHVALPDHSHNFVELIYMYSGKTVHIINGTRRLLLEANDLLLLREGTSHAVEPAAEEDLAIHFFLMPEFFSHPAFMGECGDVLHRFIGTQARGREPVADYLHFHLREMLPAKNLLENMIWSHAEEKEGRQEINQATMGILIMELLHDADKVESHDMLQYEEQIVLTAYKYLETNYSCATLEEFSSLSMQPSYYVSRLFKRYYKMTFTECLQLIRLNRAAGYLSSTTKPVEEIIVEIGYENSSYFHRLFKQRYGITPKQYRDSSRGKF is encoded by the coding sequence ATGAAGAAGGAACTTCTGAAACGTCTAAGGAATTCATCGCATGCAACTTCAATTATGGAACATTATCATAATAATTTAGAAGATAACGTGGTGGATAAGAATATAGTAATCAGGCCGGGTAAGCTGATGGATATGTGCTGTCAGCCATGTCACGTTGCTTTACCGGATCACAGTCACAATTTTGTAGAATTAATCTATATGTACAGCGGTAAGACGGTTCACATCATAAACGGCACACGAAGGCTTTTACTGGAAGCCAACGACTTACTGCTGTTAAGAGAAGGAACCAGTCATGCCGTGGAACCAGCAGCAGAAGAGGATCTGGCCATCCACTTCTTTTTAATGCCGGAATTTTTCAGCCATCCTGCGTTTATGGGAGAATGTGGAGATGTGCTGCATCGTTTCATCGGCACCCAGGCCAGGGGAAGAGAGCCTGTGGCAGATTATCTGCATTTTCATCTGCGAGAAATGCTTCCGGCCAAAAATTTACTGGAAAATATGATCTGGTCTCATGCAGAAGAAAAAGAGGGCAGACAGGAAATCAATCAGGCGACCATGGGCATACTGATCATGGAGCTTCTTCATGATGCAGATAAAGTGGAATCCCACGACATGCTGCAGTATGAGGAGCAGATCGTTCTGACTGCATACAAATATTTAGAAACAAATTACTCATGTGCCACTCTGGAAGAGTTTTCTTCCCTTTCCATGCAGCCGTCTTATTATGTCAGCCGTCTCTTTAAGCGTTATTATAAGATGACCTTTACGGAGTGCCTTCAGCTCATCAGGCTTAACCGTGCAGCCGGTTATCTTTCTTCCACCACAAAGCCGGTGGAGGAGATTATCGTGGAAATTGGCTATGAAAACAGCAGTTATTTTCATCGTTTGTTTAAACAAAGATATGGAATTACACCAAAACAGTACCGTGACAGTTCCAGAGGCAAATTCTGA
- a CDS encoding HPr family phosphocarrier protein, with protein sequence MKKYPIRINNIDEITTFVRTVTKYDYDVDLCKGSILVDAKSILGIMTICPNPDLELIIYSNEHEDILESLSDFLLEEKIA encoded by the coding sequence ATGAAAAAGTACCCTATCCGAATTAACAACATTGATGAAATTACCACCTTTGTCAGAACAGTGACCAAGTACGATTATGACGTGGATTTATGCAAAGGAAGCATCTTAGTTGATGCGAAGTCCATTCTTGGTATCATGACAATCTGTCCGAATCCGGATCTAGAGTTGATCATTTACAGCAATGAGCATGAAGATATTCTGGAATCCCTGTCAGATTTTCTATTGGAAGAAAAAATTGCATAA
- a CDS encoding methyl-accepting chemotaxis protein, with the protein MKKRLKTHIFTKMLLGISVPVILIFVLSGIIIADRVGKSMEDQSFQTLDAASLAAANQVESFLSYYMAEMKSASASQQAEEYLLKATGNVRMPDSEGYPQMRATLDKIQAADKENILAAWIADVDLSQVTQSDDFTSADGWDITSRPWFKATKMDQPVLTEPYIDASTGLTIISAVSGVFKQGSKEALGVMGLDIQLAHLNDIMASYKVGTKGSVILTTESGLIVYHPNKDLIQKNISEIDISQNIKDAFAKKEIGNFNYTMDQVSYSGSIKNAGNTGWIVLSNIPRSELLSQKNELITAVGSVFVLSALVLVSLIFLVAKGISRPLGKLSAAAEKIANGNLDVEVNVKSNDEIGLVAESLSNTSGQLKNYVNYINEISSVLNQIAERNLVFQLQYDYKGDFEKIKNSMLKIRSTLTRTMEQITVTSDQVAYGSQNISESSKSLADGASQQAASVEELASTINEISMKIEENARDSAGANEQAMEAAGELEISNQHMEELVHAMSDITESSNEISRIIKDIEGIAFQTNILALNAAVEAARAGEAGKGFAVVADEVRNLASRSASAAKDTADLIDGAIRAVLKGTTLADQAAKSVTSAVDTTRQVTDMIGRISQASVEQSEAIRQVTIGVDQISGVVQTNSANAEEGAAASEDLYGHASRLKELVNEFKVN; encoded by the coding sequence ATGAAAAAGAGACTCAAAACACACATTTTTACCAAAATGCTTCTTGGAATTTCGGTTCCCGTCATACTTATTTTTGTTCTGTCCGGCATCATAATCGCTGACCGGGTGGGAAAGAGCATGGAAGACCAATCTTTTCAGACACTGGACGCGGCATCCTTGGCAGCTGCCAATCAGGTGGAATCCTTTTTAAGCTATTACATGGCTGAGATGAAAAGCGCCTCCGCCAGCCAGCAGGCTGAGGAATACTTATTAAAGGCCACTGGAAATGTGAGAATGCCGGATAGTGAGGGCTATCCTCAGATGAGAGCCACCCTTGATAAGATTCAGGCCGCAGATAAGGAGAATATTCTGGCTGCCTGGATCGCAGATGTAGATTTAAGCCAGGTCACCCAGTCCGACGATTTTACATCAGCAGACGGTTGGGATATTACATCAAGACCCTGGTTTAAGGCTACGAAGATGGACCAGCCGGTTCTTACAGAGCCTTACATAGATGCCAGTACGGGGCTTACCATCATATCAGCAGTCAGCGGTGTATTTAAACAGGGCTCAAAAGAAGCATTAGGAGTGATGGGACTTGACATTCAGCTTGCTCACCTAAATGATATTATGGCCTCCTATAAGGTTGGAACGAAAGGGTCTGTCATACTTACCACAGAAAGCGGGCTCATTGTTTATCACCCAAATAAAGATTTGATTCAGAAAAACATTTCAGAAATTGATATCTCCCAAAATATTAAGGACGCCTTTGCAAAGAAAGAAATCGGTAACTTTAACTATACCATGGATCAGGTGTCCTATTCCGGTTCTATTAAAAATGCAGGCAATACAGGCTGGATCGTGCTTTCAAACATTCCAAGGTCAGAGCTTCTTTCCCAGAAAAATGAATTAATCACAGCCGTGGGCAGTGTTTTTGTTTTATCTGCCCTTGTTTTAGTTTCTCTCATCTTCCTTGTGGCAAAAGGCATCTCAAGACCCCTTGGCAAGCTGTCAGCGGCGGCAGAGAAGATTGCAAATGGCAATCTTGATGTGGAAGTAAATGTTAAAAGCAACGATGAAATCGGTCTGGTGGCGGAATCCCTTTCCAATACCTCTGGTCAGCTTAAAAATTATGTAAACTATATTAATGAAATATCCTCTGTCCTGAATCAGATTGCAGAGCGAAATCTTGTATTTCAGCTTCAATATGATTACAAGGGGGATTTTGAAAAGATTAAAAACTCCATGTTAAAGATCAGAAGCACCCTGACAAGAACCATGGAACAGATTACCGTAACTTCAGATCAGGTGGCCTATGGCTCTCAAAATATTTCAGAAAGCTCAAAATCACTGGCAGACGGTGCCTCCCAGCAGGCCGCCTCTGTAGAAGAGCTGGCCTCTACCATCAATGAGATTTCTATGAAGATTGAGGAAAATGCCAGGGATTCTGCCGGAGCCAATGAACAGGCCATGGAGGCAGCAGGAGAGCTTGAGATCAGCAATCAGCATATGGAAGAGCTGGTTCATGCCATGTCTGATATCACGGAAAGCTCCAACGAGATCAGCAGGATTATTAAGGACATTGAAGGAATTGCATTCCAGACCAATATTCTGGCACTGAATGCAGCCGTAGAGGCTGCCAGGGCAGGAGAGGCAGGAAAGGGCTTTGCCGTTGTGGCAGACGAGGTAAGAAATCTAGCCTCCAGAAGTGCTTCCGCAGCCAAGGACACGGCTGATTTGATTGACGGTGCCATCCGAGCGGTTTTAAAAGGCACCACGCTTGCCGATCAGGCGGCAAAGTCGGTTACCAGTGCAGTGGATACCACCCGTCAGGTTACTGATATGATTGGCAGGATATCCCAGGCGTCGGTAGAGCAGTCTGAAGCCATCCGCCAGGTTACCATCGGCGTGGACCAGATCTCCGGTGTGGTTCAAACAAACTCTGCCAATGCAGAGGAAGGAGCCGCAGCCAGCGAAGACCTTTATGGACATGCCAGCAGGTTAAAGGAACTGGTCAATGAATTTAAGGTAAATTAA